In a genomic window of Lycium ferocissimum isolate CSIRO_LF1 chromosome 9, AGI_CSIRO_Lferr_CH_V1, whole genome shotgun sequence:
- the LOC132031933 gene encoding uncharacterized protein LOC132031933 yields MAMDTKLKLRDWAGVSDLILDLIYQKLPSLSDCLCFGAVCKPWFFFVSNNNYDALRQRTGSSSVEELPLLMIFKDRASASTANTSLYSVTRGKIVMDLEIPLGWTHRCCGSSHGWLAFQGDFSFALYNPFTREKIDLPRLELTATKVILSKNPSANPNDYEVMAMSRNWGESRLAILKPSSSYWKFVRILTGCPKCDVIYYDERYYVVDYGGKVFSIDNTTLKYTEIAPDYGYGGFIEFYLVQTTTNELLRVHILRPQYKPSRVKILKLVASPMTPESRIEQLDSLGDEALFLCQHSSMSVLASQFSGCKSNSRSEYCSVDIVHLQDDSFNSHCSFDKLIHDTHATMPPASWIIPTLKL; encoded by the coding sequence ATGGCCATGGATACCAAGTTAAAATTAAGAGACTGGGCAGGGGTTTCGGATTTGATACTCGACTTGATTTATCAAAAATTGCCTTCACTTTCTGATTGTTTATGCTTTGGCGCTGTATGCAAGCCATGGTTTTTCTTCGTATCCAACAACAATTATGACGCCCTACGACAACGCACCGGTTCTAGTTCCGTCGAAGAACTTCCTCTACTAATGATCTTTAAAGATCGAGCTAGCGCGTCTACAGCTAACACAAGCTTATACAGTGTGACCAGAGGTAAAATAGTTATGGATCTCGAGATACCATTAGGATGGACACACAGATGTTGTGGTTCTTCTCATGGTTGGTTGGCTTTTCAAGGTGACTTTAGTTTCGCACTTTACAATCCTTTCACACGCGAGAAAATAGATCTTCCTCGCCTTGAACTTACGGCCACTAAAGTCATTTTATCCAAGAACCCTTCGGCCAATCCAAACGATTATGAGGTCATGGCTATGTCCAGGAACTGGGGCGAGAGTAGACTGGCTATCCTAAAACCCAGTAGTAGTTATTGGAAATTCGTTCGTATTCTCACTGGATGCCCTAaatgtgatgtgatatattaCGATGAGAGATACTACGTTGTGGATTATGGTGGTAAGGTTTTCTCTATAGACAACACTACTTTGAAATATACAGAGATTGCACCGGATTACGGATACGGTGGTTTCATAGAATTTTATCTCGTACAGACCACAACTAATGAGTTGCTAAGAGTTCATATACTTCGTCCACAATATAAGCCATCACGTGTTAAGATTTTGAAATTGGTTGCAAGCCCGATGACCCCAGAGTCTAGAATTGAACAGTTGGACAGCTTGGGAGATGAGGCCTTATTCTTGTGTCAACATAGTTCAATGTCTGTTTTGGCTTCCCAATTTTCGGGATGCAAATCGAATTCGCGGAGTGAATATTGTTCAGTAGACATTGTTCACCTTCAAGATGACAGCTTCAACAGCCACTGTTCTTTCGACAAGTTAATTCATGATACGCACGCCACAATGCCACCAGCATCGTGGATCATTCCTACCCTAAAGCTTTGA